gttctgcagctgtattttgTTTATTCCTTGGGCACCACTGAACAATTCCTGCTCTCAGTCATGGTTTATGACCGATATTTGGCTATATGCCGCCCCTTGCACTACAATACAATTATGGACATTGGCCTTTCTGGCAAGATGGCCTTTGGTTCTTGGCTATGTGCATTCTTTGTCGTTTCTATACCTGCTGTTCTGATTTCAAGGTTGTCCTTTTGTGGGTCCAATGTGATCAACAACTTTTACTGCAGCATCGATTCGTGGATAGCTCTGTCCTGCACGGACACCTATGTCATTGAGACGGCCTGTTTTGTCATAGCCATCTTTGTCAGCATTGGCTCATGTCTGATAACCTTCCTTTCCTATGTATCCATTATCACTACCATCCTGCGCATCCCTTCCACTAAAGGACGCCAAAAGGCCTTTTCCACATGTTCCTCCCATCTTGCCATTTTGATTCTTTGGTATGGTTCAGCCATCTTTCTGTTTGTCAGGCCTTCTAAACAGACCTCTTTAGAGATGACCAAAGTAGTGAATGTTCTGAACACTGTCGTGACCCCATTGCTGAATCCTTTCATCTACACCCTAAGGAATAAAGAGGTAAAGGATGCATTCAGACATTCATTGCAGTGGGGATGTCACAAAATACATACTGTGTGATTCAAGGAAGGTGAGAAATAATTCTGAACAAAACCTCTATGCAATATTAATGGTTAGGCTCGATCATCAGGTTTTTTGGAGAGTTGGACGTTTCACTTGCCACGATCTATGCCCATTTGCTCCTGTTCTTACCTGTTTGTTAAACAA
This genomic window from Euleptes europaea isolate rEulEur1 chromosome 18, rEulEur1.hap1, whole genome shotgun sequence contains:
- the LOC130490680 gene encoding olfactory receptor 6F1-like, whose protein sequence is MGEYTAGSQNETNVVEFILMGFPGSVYLQVSMFSLFLIMYILTVLGNASIVILLITNQRLHTPMYFFLCNLSFLEVWYTTASIPKILAIFLGRSRSISFTACVLQLYFVYSLGTTEQFLLSVMVYDRYLAICRPLHYNTIMDIGLSGKMAFGSWLCAFFVVSIPAVLISRLSFCGSNVINNFYCSIDSWIALSCTDTYVIETACFVIAIFVSIGSCLITFLSYVSIITTILRIPSTKGRQKAFSTCSSHLAILILWYGSAIFLFVRPSKQTSLEMTKVVNVLNTVVTPLLNPFIYTLRNKEVKDAFRHSLQWGCHKIHTV